From a region of the Nitrospirae bacterium YQR-1 genome:
- the rpsD gene encoding 30S ribosomal protein S4, producing the protein MARYTGPLCRLCRRDNEKLFLKGERCTTDKCSIERRKTAPGQHGLRRGKLSDYAIQLREKQKVRLAYGLLERQFKKYFKEAGKKRGITGELLLQLLELRLDNIAYRMGFASNRNQARQLVNHGHFVVNGRKVNIPSYRLKAGDTVAVFEKSKNIGIFEENVSKAQHTGVPSWLQLDGASLSGKVLHVPQRDDIPLVAKEQLIVEFYSR; encoded by the coding sequence ATGGCAAGATATACAGGACCACTTTGCAGATTATGCCGCAGGGACAATGAGAAGTTATTTCTTAAAGGTGAAAGATGCACTACTGATAAGTGTTCTATAGAGAGGAGAAAGACGGCTCCGGGGCAGCATGGGCTAAGAAGAGGAAAGCTTTCAGACTATGCAATACAGCTCAGGGAAAAGCAAAAGGTCAGGCTGGCGTATGGCCTTTTGGAGCGGCAGTTTAAGAAGTATTTTAAGGAAGCCGGTAAAAAACGCGGTATAACCGGTGAGCTTTTACTTCAACTCCTTGAACTGCGGCTGGATAACATAGCCTATAGGATGGGTTTTGCTTCAAACAGAAACCAGGCAAGGCAGCTGGTCAATCATGGGCATTTTGTTGTAAACGGTAGAAAGGTCAACATCCCGTCATATAGATTGAAAGCAGGGGATACTGTGGCGGTTTTTGAGAAAAGCAAAAATATAGGGATATTTGAAGAAAATGTGTCAAAGGCGCAGCATACAGGTGTGCCGTCGTGGCTGCAATTAGATGGAGCGTCGCTAAGCGGTAAGGTACTGCATGTGCCACAGAGGGATGATATACCGCTTGTTGCTAAAGAACAATTAATAGTAGAGTTTTATTCGAGATAA
- the rplQ gene encoding 50S ribosomal protein L17, which yields MRHKIAARHFNRTANQRKALFRSLMVALIEYERIETTITKAKAIKGMAEKMVTLGKRGDLHAKRLAFSDVPCRKTVAKLFSDIAPRFGSRNGGYVRIIRTRRRLKDQAEMAVIEFVDYESVKKPSEPQKEKK from the coding sequence ATGCGACACAAAATAGCGGCAAGGCATTTTAACAGAACCGCAAATCAGCGCAAGGCATTGTTCAGAAGCCTGATGGTTGCGCTGATTGAGTATGAGAGAATAGAGACGACAATTACGAAAGCTAAGGCTATAAAGGGCATGGCTGAAAAGATGGTGACTCTGGGAAAACGGGGAGATTTACATGCAAAACGTCTGGCATTTTCAGATGTGCCATGCCGTAAGACGGTTGCAAAGTTGTTTTCCGACATAGCTCCGCGCTTTGGCTCAAGAAACGGCGGCTATGTGAGAATCATAAGGACACGGCGGCGTTTGAAAGATCAGGCGGAGATGGCTGTCATTGAGTTTGTTGATTACGAAAGTGTAAAGAAGCCTTCTGAACCGCAAAAGGAAAAGAAATAA
- a CDS encoding DNA-directed RNA polymerase subunit alpha, translating to MFLENSGFQLPENVYLEEETYTQTYGKLIAEPLERGYGITIGSALRRVLLSSIEGAAITSVKIEGVFHEFSTIKGVKEDVVEIVLNLKRLRFKLHTDGELTARINVSGKRLVTAGDIEADSALELLNPDAHIATLDSDSEFVAELTIEKGRGYKQAEDLKKEGAPIGVIAIDAVFTPIKKVVLNVEKTRVGKATDYDKLILEIWTDGSLSPKEAVGKATAILTKHMGYFNFNEVRNNSTDSEVIEEPAAERLEQEVEPVAVFQHIEQPAASGTKDFNKNLVKTVDELEFSVRSQNCLKNADVKYIYDLVQRSDHDMLKMKNFGKKSLDEIREVLLNMGLDFNMKIDMDMVRKELAAKNGG from the coding sequence ATGTTTCTTGAAAATAGTGGTTTTCAGCTGCCGGAAAATGTTTACCTCGAAGAGGAGACATATACACAGACTTACGGTAAATTGATAGCTGAACCATTGGAACGAGGTTATGGCATAACTATAGGGAGTGCCCTCAGGAGGGTATTACTTTCATCAATTGAAGGTGCTGCAATAACTTCTGTCAAAATAGAAGGTGTGTTTCATGAGTTCTCTACGATAAAAGGTGTTAAAGAGGATGTTGTCGAGATTGTTCTGAATCTTAAAAGATTAAGGTTTAAACTTCATACAGACGGTGAGCTGACAGCCAGGATAAATGTTTCAGGTAAGAGGTTGGTAACTGCGGGTGATATAGAGGCTGATTCCGCTCTGGAGCTTCTGAATCCGGATGCTCATATAGCAACCCTTGACAGTGATTCCGAGTTTGTTGCAGAGCTTACAATCGAAAAAGGAAGAGGTTATAAACAAGCTGAGGATCTAAAGAAAGAAGGCGCTCCTATCGGTGTTATAGCGATAGATGCAGTGTTTACACCTATAAAGAAGGTGGTTTTAAATGTTGAAAAAACAAGGGTCGGTAAAGCCACCGATTACGATAAGCTTATTCTTGAAATATGGACAGACGGCAGTTTGAGCCCAAAAGAGGCTGTAGGTAAGGCAACTGCAATTTTAACTAAACATATGGGGTATTTTAATTTTAACGAAGTCAGGAACAACTCAACGGACTCTGAGGTGATTGAGGAGCCGGCGGCGGAGAGACTGGAGCAGGAGGTTGAACCTGTTGCTGTATTTCAGCACATAGAGCAGCCCGCAGCTTCCGGCACGAAAGACTTTAACAAAAATCTTGTCAAGACGGTTGATGAACTTGAGTTTTCCGTAAGGAGCCAGAATTGTTTAAAGAATGCAGATGTGAAGTATATCTATGACCTTGTCCAGAGAAGTGACCACGATATGCTGAAGATGAAGAATTTTGGCAAGAAATCACTGGATGAAATAAGGGAAGTGCTTTTGAACATGGGATTGGATTTTAACATGAAAATAGATATGGATATGGTAAGAAAGGAATTAGCGGCTAAAAACGGAGGGTAG